gtttgcaacaacaaatgaccaacatGCAAGTCAGAAAACCTAAGAAGATGTACAACATTGAATATATATGTCCTTACCCTTTCAATAGGAGCATACACATTTCGCCCTTACCCCATAATTTTGAGATgcccaagtttgacaaatataaGGGGAAAGGAAATCCTAGATAACACATCAAGGAGCTTTTCATAGCTTGTTGAGAGGTGGCACACAACAAGACATATCTTATGCACCTATTTCCTTGGAATCTTGGTGGACAAGCTATAGAATGGTTCCCTCATTTACCACATACAATAAATGCTTTTTTTGAACTAGCTGAAAATTTAATCACACATTTctcctataacattgaacatgaggTATCTATGATAGATCTTtacaacacaaaacaaaacaacaaagaATCTTTTGATTTCTTTCTACAAAAATGGAGAAGCATAGCTAGTAAATGTTCTTGTCACAAGTTAGAAAAACTAGTCCAAATTTTCATACAAAACCTCAATCAAGATGATGTTTCATCTCCTAGTCGAATGCTCTAATACATTTGATGATGTTATCAAAAAGTGTCTCCATTGAGAAGGCCCTCAACAAAAGGGCTTGTGAAAATATTTAAAGAGACCAAAAATAATCCTAGCACTTTCAACGATAGATCTCGATTTCAGTCAGAACAAGAATGTAGTAAATAACAACGTAGTAGACGCAAAGGTGGCCAATAAGGCTCAACATATGATTAGCCTAAAAGAACCTCCTACATCCAATGTgcaaacatcaaactacaatcaatCGCAAAAAAATGATCAATCAACAAATGCAATGTAAAACAACTCACAATGTGGTCCCTCAAGGACTAATAACAACCCAAGACGTAAATACTCGAATTTAGGGGAACGAATTGAATTAGCTTTAAAGAagcttgtgcaatcaaacataatcACACCATGACAAGGAGCTACATTGCAACCATCTAATGACAAATTATTTTTCGACCACCATTGAACAAAACGTAATATATACAAGAAGAGATTGATAACACATCACAAGACCACAAAGTTGTAGCAGTCGTATAAGCTCTATTGTCTACAGATCCTAATAGATACTTGTTGTTGCTTGCACAAAATGGAGCTAGACTTCCACCTGATTTTGACATTTCCAATGGCATAACATCACATCCCAAAACATAGGCTCAACAAACATGACACCTCACCGAACAATCCCATATCACAGCTCAACACGAGCATGCCCTTGACTAACACATCCCAAAACATAGCAAACGTTAACATTCCTACACCAACCTCCTTTGGGCACCCCTTCCAAAACTACAATAACTTGAAAGGGACTCTTGCACATCAAGTGCCAATTAACCAAGAAGCTTCATCATCCTTCCCATTCACCTACATCGATCCCCCTTCATCATCCAAGTTTATCATTCCTTCCACCTGTTATCTCGAGATCAAGGTCCAAGTCCATGACAAGGAGTGTGGCAAATATAATATTAGTGATTCATTTTGCATTGACTAGTTGCCTACCTCACCTAAGTCTTATGGCAAACTGCATTTGATTCAAAAGGACCCTAAAGTCTCATACAATGCCAACCCACTACCTTTACCAAGAGGGGTGAACTAAATAAGGAAAAACATAGAATATATCTCTTATTGGCTTTATAAAGATGGGGACACAAAACCAATCTAGTTATCAATAAGGGCTTGGGCCCTAGCTCGTCCGGTcatggatcgcaacttaaggcgtgggtatgctccccatggtcttgagttcgagtctcTGGCTGTGTTAAccctgtgtgtgttgctaccttgtgagcgggTCGTACACACTAGGGGATTAGTCTCGCTTCAGAGCGGACACCTctagattccacgatagtgaatataaaaaaaaaaatccagttaccaatcaaataatattcttttttaaaaagtaaaaaacTCATGCAAACCCTACAAAGTAGCTTTATTGACAAACATTATGTTGAATATGACATAATATTTGTGAATTGTGATGCATATGATTTTAGTATCATACGATTTATATAAAATAGATTCTACAAAATGTTCAAATCTTAACAAAAAAGTGACTTCAATTTTTCTATCACCAAAATATGGTGTCGTATATGACTAGAGATTTTTGAGCCTTTAAACTCATTGGTGAGGTCTATTTTAAATGCACCCAACAAAAGCTCCTATActaggggaaaggatccagtagttgtgcaccctaactttgcgcttctcaaaatcctacttggaaatttcaaatcacttcaaTTTTTTTACAACAGCTTCCTTGACAAGTCCccttcttataactaaggtttcagggccacatcatcaaatatgatgccacatcagcattctttttgccaaggtgtccaaaacagcccaaaaaaaaagtgagaccaataggcatacaaaagagaccccaatagttgtgcagctgatatggcatcacctaattggttactttttacaatattagtacatttcttaacaactattggtacatttcctaacaactgttggtacatttcctaacaaaaattgatattttttgtttcaaacaataagttttatttgttcaatttttggaacaaaaggtatcaacaaccctcacaagaattggtacatgctcaactactggatcctttcccctaaTCACCTCTCAATTAGAAAAAGGGTTTGCCAAAAACTTTGATATCATGTAAGAGGTCACAAAGACTCGAGCTCTCAAGACCACTTGTAAAATCAAAGATAACATTCCGCAAGAAAGTAACGCCATAAGATAGATTACTTGATTATGGATGCAATAATGTTACATATAATGGATCAAAGACacccgcacacacacacacacacatataagatTGAGAGATAAGACAAGATTGTGATAAGTTTCTGAATCCTACATCGTGAGACAACTAAAGATAAGATCACGTCTTTAAAACTTCTAGAAAGATACCTAAAACCCTAAATAAATTCAATATATGAACATGTGTGAATGGGACATAATAGATGAACTAGTTAGGTAATATACCCTGATAACACCAACACAACATGAATATCTATTTTTGTTGTCTCTAACTCTTTTAGGTATCCCTTTAATGTGTAAAGAAGGTAAACTCACAGTTATGGTGTCCTCTGATTAAATACAGAACTGAAAGAATAGCTAGAATCAATTCAGGGAACAAGAAAAAAATAGTTGCTTCTTGATTTTGGAAGCATTCCTATTGAAGACGAGAGATTTTAGCTGGCATTACTGTTCTTACACTCGGGTGAATGACGATGATTTAGAAATACCAAATACTGCAATCACTAATTTATAAACATTAGGAGTCTAAAGATTGTTGGATATCAAGCGCcacaatgaaaaaaattgaaacattAAGCTGCCTGATTTTGGAAGATTGCAAGCACAATAAATTGGTGTGCCAAATCTTAAGTTACATGGTATTGAAAGATTAAAAGAATTTTTTATATAAGCAGTAATTATACAACTTCTAGAAGCCCAAATGGCTTTGCAAGTTTTTCAGACACAAAATCAAATTATTTAGTCTAGGACATATCTATCTAGGGATAAAGTAGACCAATTAGGCGGCTTGCCTAGCATAAACAACTAGGATTAAGGCAAACTTTCTCAGTTCTCATTCCTACTTTTGCCTAGCTTGAGattgatcacatcaaatttatTCCGCAAGATATTCTCCATAACATGATCACAGAGTACATAGTTAGTGTGCTTATGCAGCTGGATTCCCCCACTTGTCAAGCCTGATAATTGAATGCAGTGATGCAATTTAAGTGGGAACCCTTATGTTTGTTTACACAGAGCATGGCAATGCTAAAAAGATGAATATCTGTCCTTTCACAATGAGATATTCATATACACTTACATACCACTACACAAAGCATATTGATACCATTTCGATCATGGCTTCCAAGGagctggaggtggaggtggagttgGGAACATGGGGGGAACTGCAGAGAACATTGTATTTTTGTCTATTCCGAGAGTGTCTCCCCCTGCTATTGAAACCAAAGCTGCAACCAGCCCAGCATTTCCTGCAAGTGTTGGCTCTGTGTAATTGTAGTTAGTGCGAACATCATGGAACTTGTCAAATTTATCAGGGCCAGCAACCATAGCTCCTGTAAGAACATTTGGATTGGGTCTTGGACTGTCTCgccatttccagcctcccttgcaAGAgtatttgatcttgttctttggtatGGATGCCCCCCTGTGGTGAACATGCTTAGGGTAATGTTTACCATATCCCACAATATAGCTCATCTTCAAGGGATTTTTGCCCAAGATATAGTTTAGCTGCCAGAGATTTAAGCATAAGAGATCAATAAGTTCCTCCTGAGCATAAAAATGACAGATACAAAAACTTCTGAGCATTAagaaagaatttgatattgaaatagTACCTGAGTTCTTGCAAAGTTGCGCAAGACTTGGACAGAGAAGAAGTTTGGACCACAATACCAACCAGGAATATCTGCAGCCTTTAGATAGTCTGCATAAATTGACGCAAGGAAAGCTGCATTTACTACATACTGCAATGGTTGAGGCCTTCCATGGTTCAGCTGAATCAAACCTCCTGCAAAGGCCAAATTCGGGTTTGTCGGGATTTAAAAATTACTTCAAAGTTCAAACAGATCCCAAAAActgtaaatacaaaaaaaaattccaagAACTTCACCTCTTGTTCTATTGAAGGAACGAAAGACCGGGAGGTACGAGCACATTACAATATTTGTCTGGTTGTGGTAACTCTTCAAAATTTCCTCATATGGGTATCCTGGGCTCAAGAACAGTCTAAGTCTGCTCAAGAGAACCTGTTAAAACAACCCATGCCAGTGACCCAACATAGACACAGTTAGAGACTTAACGAATAGTAATACTATATTCACCAGATAACTACAATAAGCCCTGATTGTGTTTGGCATGCTATGGCACTTACTTGTGCACCAGCCAGTTTGTTGTCCCAGCTTAAGACACCGTAGTCCTGTCCCCCACGGAATGCTCCAGCCCGCTTGGCAATTCCTGGGGTTGTAGCCAGCTGAAGGTATGAAGAATTTCCTGTTGCATAATACAGCCATGCACCCCCCCAGACATACTCATCATAGTATCCAGAGGAATTGTAGAAGATGGCTGCATCACTGCCACCAGCACTATATCGACCTCTCTGGGTTCTTGAGAACTTGAAAAGCGTCTTTGCACCCTTCACAAGCTTTTGTGAGTAGTGCTTGTTATCCTTGAAAACAATTGATGCTGCTGCCAAGGCAGCTGCCATCTCTGCAGCCAAGTCTGAACCAGTGGAGGACGCGGTTACTGGACGTGTATAGTCAATATCTTCAGGTCTCATCCAGCAATAGTGATCGTTTGGATTGCTCGGCCCATCTGAGGTATCTCCCTTTCCAACCTGTGGGTTTgtaagtagtatttaagtttgatttATAGAAACAATTAGAAATAAACATGTGCAGACAGATAGGCACATATCCATAAAATACTTTCAATTTATTGAACAATAAAAGTGGTTGAGCAACATGCAAGAATTCTCACTACTGGTATCTTTATATGTGTTCTGTAGGAAAGAGACTTGTTAATCAAAGCAATTCCTTGCTACTAGATCACATTAGAGAAGTTAGTGATTGTTTTTGTGGTTTTAACTTGCAAAACCAATGGTAATGCTTTCCTTGCAAATAAATAGAATTGCTTTGCTACCAGACGGTTCCTTTTTTTTAAGCATAACCAACATGGTAAACGCATAATAAGATCTTAACAAACTCCAATTAATTTccctaacatacatgaaaatatcTGAGATCTTAAAGAAAACCCCAATAGAATGGTACACAGCACTTTTGCAGGACTTTTCGGAGTTGAGCAAGCTGAGAAATGGAATTTGTGTACAATTTGACCTGCTTTTGAACTGGATATAATTTAGTTTTATTTGATCCTTTAGTTCCATTCATTCTTTCATAACCCAAA
The nucleotide sequence above comes from Cryptomeria japonica chromosome 11, Sugi_1.0, whole genome shotgun sequence. Encoded proteins:
- the LOC131073653 gene encoding endoglucanase 25, with the protein product MSAYGRDPWGGPLEINVDSATDDDRSRNLQDFDRAALSRQLDETQQSWLLGPGEQKKKKYVDLGCIVCSRTVFKWIVISVLVSGFIAGLVTLIVKTVPRHHHSPPPPDNYTQALRKALMFFNAQRSGHLPKHNNVSWRGNSCLRDGLSDPGANNANLVGGFYDAGDAIKFNFPGAFAMTMLSWSVIEYSGKYESSGDLNHVKEIIKWGTDYILKTFNSSSDDITVVYSQVGKGDTSDGPSNPNDHYCWMRPEDIDYTRPVTASSTGSDLAAEMAAALAAASIVFKDNKHYSQKLVKGAKTLFKFSRTQRGRYSAGGSDAAIFYNSSGYYDEYVWGGAWLYYATGNSSYLQLATTPGIAKRAGAFRGGQDYGVLSWDNKLAGAQVLLSRLRLFLSPGYPYEEILKSYHNQTNIVMCSYLPVFRSFNRTRGGLIQLNHGRPQPLQYVVNAAFLASIYADYLKAADIPGWYCGPNFFSVQVLRNFARTQLNYILGKNPLKMSYIVGYGKHYPKHVHHRGASIPKNKIKYSCKGGWKWRDSPRPNPNVLTGAMVAGPDKFDKFHDVRTNYNYTEPTLAGNAGLVAALVSIAGGDTLGIDKNTMFSAVPPMFPTPPPPPAPWKP